Proteins from a genomic interval of Desulfofustis limnaeus:
- the hisF gene encoding imidazole glycerol phosphate synthase subunit HisF, producing the protein MIYLLDYGAGNVRSVRNAVQRLGEEIVAVRSPADIELADKLIFPGVGSFGSVMHRLIADGYAEPLRRRIAENRPTLGICVALQAFFEGSEESPGVPGLGILPGMVRRFDDGQLAVPQIGWNGIRLHKHCSLFADYQSENLYFVHSYHAPVQGLPEEWLLATTDYGVEFVSAVCRGNVAAMQFHPEKSGAAGLGILKRFLMDDRISCRPLPGQPVTTPTRLAKRIIACLDVRSNDQGDLVVTKGDQYDVREAGQVRNLGKPVELARRYFEEGADEITFLNITAFRDFPLADQPMLEILRRTSEQVFVPLTIGGGIREFTGSDGVFYSALDVASEYFRSGADKISIGSDAVTTVEQVLANGRPNGKSAIEQISRVYGAQAVVISVDPRRVYVTSPQQTNHAVIETVFPGPHGERYCWYQCTVKGGREGRDVDVVQLVRTCEQLGAGEILLNCIDRDGTKNGFDLELIRQVKQQVKIPVIASSGAGTATHFQEVFEQTGADAALAAGIFHRREVGIGEVKNLLRDSGIACRQ; encoded by the coding sequence ATGATTTATCTTCTCGATTATGGTGCCGGAAACGTCAGGAGTGTACGGAACGCGGTGCAACGGCTCGGGGAGGAGATTGTTGCTGTCCGGTCTCCCGCCGATATTGAACTGGCCGATAAACTGATCTTTCCCGGTGTCGGCAGCTTCGGTTCGGTCATGCACCGCTTGATCGCCGATGGGTATGCCGAACCACTGCGACGAAGGATTGCGGAGAACCGCCCGACCCTTGGCATTTGCGTCGCCCTGCAGGCCTTTTTCGAAGGGAGCGAGGAATCACCAGGAGTTCCCGGGCTGGGCATCTTACCGGGGATGGTGCGAAGGTTCGACGACGGACAGCTGGCTGTGCCGCAGATCGGCTGGAATGGGATCCGGCTCCATAAGCACTGCTCGTTGTTTGCCGACTATCAGAGCGAAAATCTCTATTTTGTCCACAGCTATCACGCCCCGGTCCAGGGACTGCCGGAAGAATGGCTGTTGGCCACTACCGATTACGGCGTGGAATTCGTCTCCGCGGTTTGCCGCGGCAATGTTGCCGCCATGCAGTTCCATCCGGAAAAAAGCGGCGCGGCGGGGCTCGGCATCCTGAAGCGATTCCTGATGGACGACAGGATATCCTGTCGTCCTCTGCCTGGTCAGCCGGTGACGACACCGACCCGGCTGGCTAAACGGATCATCGCCTGTCTCGATGTGCGCAGCAATGATCAGGGCGACTTGGTGGTGACCAAAGGTGATCAGTACGACGTGCGGGAAGCCGGCCAGGTGCGAAACCTAGGCAAGCCGGTGGAACTGGCCCGGCGCTATTTCGAAGAGGGAGCTGATGAGATCACGTTTCTCAACATCACCGCTTTTCGCGATTTTCCACTGGCCGACCAACCGATGCTGGAGATTCTGCGTCGTACCTCGGAACAGGTTTTTGTTCCCTTGACCATCGGCGGCGGTATCAGGGAATTTACCGGAAGCGATGGGGTTTTTTATTCGGCCTTGGACGTGGCGTCGGAATATTTTCGTTCGGGGGCCGACAAGATCTCCATCGGTAGTGACGCCGTCACCACCGTGGAGCAGGTGCTGGCCAACGGAAGACCCAACGGAAAAAGTGCCATCGAGCAGATTTCGCGGGTGTACGGAGCGCAGGCGGTGGTTATCTCGGTCGATCCCCGCCGAGTCTACGTGACCTCGCCGCAGCAGACGAACCATGCCGTTATCGAGACAGTCTTTCCCGGCCCGCACGGGGAACGCTACTGCTGGTACCAGTGTACCGTCAAGGGCGGCAGGGAAGGGCGGGATGTGGATGTCGTTCAGTTGGTGCGGACCTGTGAACAGCTTGGGGCCGGGGAGATCCTGCTCAATTGTATCGACCGGGACGGCACCAAGAACGGTTTCGATCTGGAGTTGATCAGGCAGGTAAAACAGCAGGTGAAGATACCGGTTATCGCCTCCAGCGGAGCTGGAACAGCCACACATTTTCAGGAAGTATTCGAGCAGACGGGTGCAGATGCCGCCCTTGCCGCCGGTATTTTCCACCGTCGGGAAGTGGGGATTGGTGAAGTCAAGAATCTGCTCAGGGACAGCGGTATCGCCTGTCGTCAGTGA
- the cobM gene encoding precorrin-4 C(11)-methyltransferase — MDEEARGRRGKVYFIGAGPGAVDLVTVRGRRLIDAADCIIYAGSLVNKDLFTGCTAPLHDSSGLNLDEVIELMAAATEKGGLVARVHTGDPALYGAIGEQMARLDELNIVYEIVPGVSSAFAAAAALGVEFTLPEVTQSVIFTRRSGRTAVPPAESLTGLAAHGATMVIFLSVGMIDAVVAELLEGGYDPDTPAAVVMKASWPEQRQIRGTLRTIATQVGEAGITRTALICVGKAFAEKMTAAPSRLYARDFSHGYRSGE, encoded by the coding sequence ATGGATGAAGAGGCGCGCGGAAGGCGGGGCAAAGTCTATTTCATAGGCGCCGGGCCAGGTGCTGTCGATCTGGTGACGGTGCGCGGCCGACGGCTCATTGACGCCGCAGACTGCATCATTTATGCCGGCAGTCTGGTAAATAAGGATCTTTTTACCGGCTGTACGGCGCCACTGCACGATTCCTCCGGGCTGAACCTTGACGAGGTCATCGAACTCATGGCAGCGGCCACCGAAAAAGGGGGCCTCGTGGCTCGGGTACATACCGGAGATCCGGCCCTGTATGGGGCCATCGGGGAACAGATGGCTCGACTTGACGAGTTGAACATAGTGTATGAAATCGTCCCCGGGGTCAGTTCGGCCTTCGCGGCGGCCGCCGCCCTCGGGGTGGAATTCACCCTTCCGGAAGTGACCCAGAGCGTCATTTTCACCCGGCGCAGCGGCAGGACCGCTGTGCCGCCGGCAGAGAGTCTCACCGGTCTTGCCGCCCATGGGGCAACCATGGTGATTTTTCTGTCGGTGGGCATGATCGATGCCGTCGTTGCCGAATTGCTCGAAGGTGGCTATGATCCTGATACCCCGGCCGCTGTCGTGATGAAAGCGAGCTGGCCGGAGCAGCGTCAGATTCGTGGGACGTTGCGGACGATTGCTACCCAGGTGGGCGAGGCAGGCATTACTCGCACCGCTTTGATCTGCGTCGGCAAGGCGTTTGCGGAAAAGATGACGGCTGCACCGTCCCGGCTGTACGCCAGGGATTTCAGCCACGGTTACCGCAGCGGTGAATGA